The genome window GAACGGGTTGATGGCAGCACGCGATGCCGGCTTTCACCCCATCAAGATCAACATGGTGGTCATGGCCGATGTCAATGATGATGAAGTAGAAGACATGGTCAATTTCTGCATCGAGCATGATTTCACATTGCGCTTTATCGAAACCATGCCAATGGGTGAAACCGGGCTTTCTGCTTCGCAGCACTACGTCGATCTGCAAACTGTGCGTAAACGGCTCGAACAACGGTTTGAACTGGTACCCGGTGTCATGCCAGGTGGTGGTCCGGCGCGTTATGTACGTGTCGCCGGCACTGAACTGCGCATCGGTTTTATCACTCCCATTTCGCAACACTTCTGTGAAACCTGTAACCGTGTACGCCTGTCTGTCGATGGCACGCTGTATCTTTGCCTTGGACAGAACGACAAGGTTGAACTGCGCCCGCTCCTCCGTGGAGGCGCGAGCGACAGTGAACTGGAAGACACCCTGCGCCATGCCATCACACTGAAACCGGAACGCCATGAGTTCCGCGACAAGCCTGAGCAGGTTGTGCGCTTCATGTCGATGACAGGTGGTTAAGAACTTTTTCTGAACTCCGGGCACAGGTCAGGATTTTTCCTGTTTACGCGGCAGGTTTATGGAGGGCTACCCAAGGGTTTTTGCA of Thiogranum longum contains these proteins:
- the moaA gene encoding GTP 3',8-cyclase MoaA yields the protein MQLVDPFNRPIEYVRLSVTDRCDLRCGYCMPKGFHDFEEPEDWLTFDEIERVMAAFGRLGVTRIRLTGGEPLVRKDLPRLAARLSALPGIEDLSLSTNATRLAKHAKALESAGISRINVSLDSLRANRFRDITQGKLEKVLNGLMAARDAGFHPIKINMVVMADVNDDEVEDMVNFCIEHDFTLRFIETMPMGETGLSASQHYVDLQTVRKRLEQRFELVPGVMPGGGPARYVRVAGTELRIGFITPISQHFCETCNRVRLSVDGTLYLCLGQNDKVELRPLLRGGASDSELEDTLRHAITLKPERHEFRDKPEQVVRFMSMTGG